In Bacillus cytotoxicus NVH 391-98, the following are encoded in one genomic region:
- a CDS encoding DNA translocase FtsK encodes MLDWMKKLFNKEEHQEEKTAVFKEVSKRTESQPQIPRVNHYTEEREAQMASRNQGVKCRFPLIPDGGLDQEDVEAPSSFEVQPIHRTVKAERHRQRYVEQKTTSTYTESKFVHQSEEVPEPFVQPTSVPAQENNRRPFRPTEIISPIYGYHRPSVEKKIVQEEEKEREDLEISVEGKSVVDAWLEKKGYTFSYFSEEQVVRDFPKEEGTVADNQEASKQEGKSVVDEWLEKNSYEIERQASLLEENSDDLIEQQTDDFESEQQVVALSEDYRKALQSEAIDTKNIEEQVEKKAAEEAVIIKSEEALVETIVIETEDSSEEVSSSEPTQIVTIAEAEIEAEIEAEAEAEEVETEIEAEAEEEVEAEIEAEAEEEVEAEIEVEAKEEAEAEMEAEVEIETKDVEQLQEESKEIESTTEYVAQQEVMEFQEDKKQIALTSESLEQTKKDVQSFANTLIEEKEGTQSVVQTEEPKREKKRHIPFNVVMLKQDRRKLMEKRIARMNAVQQAEEVQVEEKPVQQVEEKAQGTEQSVQQMKDSTANSSEKEYVIAKRENDVRNVLQTPPEYMMPPLTLLTIPTQTTLDNTEWLDEQKQLLDMTFNNFHVGAHVINVSQGPAVTRFEVQPDPGVKVNKITNLSDDIKLSLAAKDIRIEAPIPGKSAIGIEVPNKESKPVFLREILRSPVFTKSESPLTVALGLDISGAPIVTDIRKMPHGLIAGATGSGKSVCINAILTSILYKAKPHEVKLMLIDPKMVELAPYNSVPHLVAPVITDVKAATAALKWAVDEMERRYELFAHAGARDLTRYNTIVSEREIPGETLPYIVIVIDELADLMMVAPGDVEEAICRIAQKARACGIHLLVATQRPSVDVITGLIKSNIPTRIAFTVSSQVDSRTIIDIGGAEKLLGRGDMLFLGNGTSKPVRVQGVYVSDDEIEKTVEHVKKQMKPNYLFKQEDLLAKTEQHEVEDELFFDACQFVVEQGGASTSSVQRKFRIGYNRAARLIEEMEAQGIISEAKGTKPRDVLISEDEFAAMQEIHV; translated from the coding sequence ATGTTAGATTGGATGAAAAAGCTGTTTAACAAAGAGGAACATCAGGAAGAAAAAACAGCAGTGTTTAAAGAAGTATCGAAAAGAACTGAAAGTCAGCCCCAAATTCCTCGTGTAAACCACTACACTGAAGAAAGAGAAGCACAAATGGCAAGCCGAAATCAAGGTGTGAAATGCCGTTTTCCTTTAATACCAGATGGTGGATTGGATCAAGAGGATGTAGAAGCGCCGTCAAGTTTTGAAGTGCAACCTATTCATAGAACTGTTAAAGCGGAAAGACATCGGCAAAGATATGTAGAGCAAAAAACAACTTCTACATATACAGAATCAAAATTTGTGCATCAATCAGAAGAAGTGCCAGAGCCGTTTGTTCAACCAACATCTGTACCAGCACAAGAAAATAATCGAAGACCATTTCGTCCAACAGAAATCATCTCTCCTATTTATGGATATCATCGTCCTTCAGTAGAAAAAAAGATTGTACAAGAGGAAGAAAAAGAGAGAGAAGACCTTGAAATATCTGTTGAGGGGAAATCAGTTGTTGATGCTTGGTTAGAGAAGAAGGGATATACATTCTCCTATTTTTCCGAAGAACAAGTAGTACGCGATTTTCCTAAAGAAGAGGGAACAGTAGCGGATAATCAAGAGGCAAGTAAACAAGAAGGAAAATCAGTTGTTGATGAGTGGTTAGAGAAAAACAGCTATGAAATAGAACGTCAAGCTTCTTTATTGGAAGAAAATTCAGATGACTTAATAGAACAGCAAACAGATGACTTTGAGTCAGAGCAACAAGTAGTGGCATTATCGGAGGATTATCGAAAAGCTCTGCAATCAGAGGCTATAGATACGAAAAACATAGAAGAACAAGTTGAGAAAAAAGCTGCTGAAGAGGCGGTAATTATAAAGTCGGAAGAAGCACTTGTAGAAACGATTGTGATTGAAACAGAAGATTCTTCAGAAGAAGTTTCATCTTCAGAACCTACACAAATAGTTACAATTGCGGAAGCAGAAATAGAAGCAGAAATAGAAGCAGAAGCAGAAGCAGAAGAAGTGGAAACAGAAATAGAAGCAGAAGCGGAAGAAGAAGTGGAAGCAGAAATAGAAGCAGAAGCGGAAGAAGAAGTGGAAGCAGAAATAGAAGTAGAAGCAAAAGAAGAAGCGGAAGCAGAAATGGAAGCAGAAGTGGAAATAGAAACAAAAGATGTGGAGCAATTACAAGAAGAATCTAAGGAAATAGAAAGTACCACTGAATACGTTGCCCAGCAGGAAGTAATGGAGTTTCAAGAGGATAAGAAACAAATTGCGTTAACTTCAGAAAGCCTTGAACAGACGAAAAAAGATGTTCAAAGCTTTGCGAACACCTTAATTGAAGAAAAAGAAGGCACTCAGTCTGTTGTGCAAACAGAAGAACCAAAACGTGAGAAAAAACGGCATATACCATTTAATGTTGTTATGTTAAAACAAGATAGAAGAAAACTAATGGAAAAGCGTATAGCAAGAATGAATGCAGTACAACAAGCAGAAGAAGTACAGGTCGAAGAGAAGCCAGTCCAACAAGTAGAAGAAAAAGCACAAGGAACTGAGCAATCTGTGCAACAAATGAAGGATTCTACAGCAAATTCTAGTGAAAAAGAGTATGTTATAGCGAAAAGAGAAAATGATGTTCGTAACGTATTGCAAACACCTCCGGAATACATGATGCCGCCATTAACATTGCTCACGATTCCGACGCAAACAACATTAGATAATACGGAATGGTTAGACGAACAAAAACAATTGCTAGATATGACGTTTAATAATTTCCATGTTGGGGCACATGTTATCAATGTTTCACAAGGACCAGCGGTAACCCGTTTTGAAGTACAGCCTGACCCGGGTGTGAAAGTAAATAAAATCACAAATTTAAGTGATGATATTAAGTTAAGTTTGGCTGCAAAAGATATTCGGATCGAAGCGCCAATCCCAGGAAAAAGTGCGATTGGGATTGAAGTTCCAAACAAAGAAAGTAAGCCAGTCTTTTTAAGAGAAATCTTAAGAAGTCCAGTATTTACAAAGAGTGAGTCACCGCTTACGGTTGCACTAGGGCTTGATATTTCGGGGGCACCAATTGTAACAGATATTAGAAAGATGCCTCATGGATTAATTGCCGGTGCAACAGGGTCTGGGAAAAGTGTTTGTATTAATGCGATTTTAACGAGTATTTTATATAAGGCGAAACCTCATGAAGTGAAGCTCATGTTAATTGATCCAAAAATGGTCGAACTTGCACCATATAACTCTGTTCCGCATCTTGTAGCCCCTGTTATTACAGATGTAAAAGCTGCTACAGCGGCATTAAAATGGGCGGTTGATGAGATGGAACGACGCTATGAGCTGTTTGCACATGCGGGAGCTCGCGATTTAACTCGGTATAATACAATCGTAAGTGAAAGAGAAATTCCAGGTGAAACATTGCCATATATTGTTATTGTTATTGATGAGTTAGCAGACTTAATGATGGTGGCTCCTGGTGACGTAGAGGAAGCGATTTGTCGTATCGCTCAAAAAGCACGTGCTTGCGGTATTCATTTATTAGTTGCTACGCAGCGTCCATCTGTAGATGTTATTACGGGATTAATTAAATCTAATATTCCAACGCGCATTGCGTTTACTGTATCATCTCAAGTTGATTCTCGTACGATTATTGATATTGGAGGAGCAGAAAAATTACTAGGACGCGGTGATATGCTATTTTTAGGAAATGGTACATCTAAGCCAGTACGTGTGCAAGGTGTGTACGTATCAGATGATGAAATTGAAAAAACAGTTGAACATGTGAAAAAACAAATGAAACCAAATTACTTATTTAAGCAAGAAGATTTATTAGCGAAAACAGAACAACATGAAGTGGAAGACGAATTATTTTTTGATGCATGTCAATTTGTTGTAGAACAAGGGGGAGCTTCTACATCTTCTGTACAGAGAAAATTCCGTATCGGCTATAATCGTGCAGCACGTCTTATTGAAGAGATGGAGGCGCAAGGGATTATATCTGAAGCAAAAGGAACGAAACCGAGAGATGTCCTAATTTCAGAGGATGAATTTGCTGCTATGCAGGAAATTCATGTATAG
- the ytpR gene encoding YtpR family tRNA-binding protein has translation MNKVNVFYNHEGIGDTLIVALQDIALENRTFDRKGDVARIYDRESNVTAGFNIFGVSSYMEIKETGNITLTKELVKKINEILAKNGFEERVEADFSPKFVVGYVAEKEKHPNADKLSICKVEVGTETLQIVCGAPNVEAGQKVVVAKIGAVMPSGMLIKPAELRGIPSAGMLCSARELELPDAPQEKGILVLEDSYEIGQEFKF, from the coding sequence ATGAACAAAGTGAACGTTTTTTACAACCATGAAGGAATTGGAGATACATTAATTGTTGCCTTGCAAGATATTGCTTTAGAGAACCGCACATTTGATCGCAAAGGAGATGTGGCGCGTATTTATGATCGTGAAAGCAATGTGACAGCAGGATTTAACATCTTTGGTGTCTCTTCTTATATGGAAATAAAAGAAACAGGGAATATTACTTTAACAAAAGAACTTGTTAAAAAAATTAACGAAATTTTAGCGAAGAACGGTTTTGAAGAAAGAGTAGAAGCAGATTTTTCACCAAAATTTGTTGTTGGTTATGTAGCAGAAAAAGAAAAACATCCAAATGCTGATAAATTAAGTATTTGTAAAGTTGAAGTTGGCACAGAAACATTACAAATTGTATGTGGTGCACCAAACGTTGAGGCAGGACAAAAAGTAGTTGTTGCGAAAATTGGTGCCGTTATGCCAAGTGGCATGCTAATTAAACCAGCTGAATTACGCGGAATTCCATCTGCTGGTATGCTTTGCTCTGCTCGTGAGTTAGAACTACCAGATGCACCACAGGAAAAAGGAATTCTTGTATTAGAAGATAGCTATGAGATTGGACAAGAATTCAAGTTTTAA
- a CDS encoding DUF1444 domain-containing protein yields the protein MKMTNKKMKKELMERLARPEWEFHYDSEKDVLRIEQKDTKKGINVSLPGVVAKWEVKKEAAIEDVVYYVTEALLAMHKEENQSGKIFPVIRSTSFPKEAEEGNPFIMTEHTAETRIYYALDSNKTYRLIDERLLQKLGLTEQQVREMALFNVRSLNYEFKQDQVAGNTFYFLNTNDGYDASRILNESLLQSMREKISGDMVVAVPHQDVLIIADIMNEIGYDIIAQMTMKFFAEGHVPITSLSFIYEDGEFEPIFILAKNRKKTNGKEKG from the coding sequence ATGAAAATGACAAATAAGAAGATGAAAAAAGAGTTAATGGAAAGGTTAGCTCGCCCAGAGTGGGAATTTCATTATGATAGTGAAAAAGATGTGCTAAGAATTGAGCAAAAAGATACGAAAAAAGGGATTAACGTTTCACTTCCAGGAGTTGTCGCAAAATGGGAAGTGAAAAAAGAAGCTGCAATTGAAGATGTTGTATATTACGTAACAGAAGCGTTGCTTGCTATGCATAAAGAAGAAAATCAATCAGGGAAAATATTTCCGGTTATTCGGTCCACTTCTTTCCCGAAAGAAGCGGAAGAAGGAAATCCATTTATTATGACAGAACATACAGCAGAAACACGCATTTATTACGCATTAGATTCCAATAAAACATACCGTTTAATAGATGAACGTTTGTTACAAAAATTAGGGTTAACAGAACAGCAAGTGCGTGAAATGGCATTATTTAATGTTCGTTCATTAAATTATGAGTTTAAACAAGATCAAGTAGCTGGAAACACATTTTATTTCTTGAACACAAATGATGGTTATGATGCGAGTCGTATTTTAAATGAATCGCTGTTACAATCTATGCGTGAAAAAATTTCAGGCGATATGGTAGTGGCTGTTCCGCATCAAGATGTGTTAATTATTGCTGATATCATGAACGAAATCGGTTATGATATTATTGCACAAATGACAATGAAATTTTTTGCTGAAGGTCATGTTCCAATTACATCGCTTTCATTTATATATGAAGATGGTGAGTTTGAACCAATCTTTATTTTAGCGAAAAATCGGAAGAAGACGAATGGAAAAGAGAAAGGATGA
- a CDS encoding thioredoxin family protein has protein sequence MKTLESMEQFQELKNEENVIFMFSADWCPDCRFIDPFMPEVEETYSNFSFYYVDRDEFIDLCVKLDVFGIPSFVAYNKGEEIGRYVNKERKTQEQIEAFIEGLK, from the coding sequence ATGAAGACTTTAGAAAGTATGGAGCAATTTCAAGAGTTAAAAAATGAGGAAAACGTTATTTTTATGTTCTCAGCAGATTGGTGTCCAGACTGCCGTTTTATTGATCCATTTATGCCAGAGGTAGAAGAGACATACAGTAACTTTTCATTTTATTATGTAGATCGTGATGAATTTATCGATCTTTGCGTGAAATTAGATGTATTTGGCATTCCAAGCTTTGTAGCGTACAATAAAGGCGAAGAGATTGGTCGCTATGTGAACAAAGAGCGAAAAACACAAGAGCAAATCGAAGCGTTTATTGAAGGGTTAAAATAA
- a CDS encoding DUF84 family protein: MKIAVGSKNQTKVGAVEEVWKDADIIAISVPSGVASQPFSDEETMQGAMNRAKRAVEETKADIGFGLEGGVMKTKHGLFLCNWGALATSTGKMFVAGGARVKLPDDFLDPLEAGKELSEVMEEFVKRKDIRSHEGAIGIFTDHYVDRTALFVHVVKLLIGQYKYNEKQA, from the coding sequence ATGAAAATAGCAGTTGGATCGAAAAATCAAACAAAAGTAGGAGCAGTAGAGGAAGTATGGAAAGATGCGGACATTATCGCCATTTCTGTTCCGTCGGGAGTAGCATCGCAGCCTTTTTCTGATGAGGAAACGATGCAAGGAGCAATGAATAGAGCGAAGCGAGCAGTAGAGGAAACCAAAGCAGATATTGGCTTTGGATTAGAAGGTGGCGTAATGAAAACGAAGCATGGATTGTTTTTATGTAACTGGGGTGCTTTAGCAACGAGTACGGGGAAAATGTTTGTTGCAGGAGGTGCTCGGGTTAAGCTGCCAGATGATTTCCTTGATCCTCTTGAAGCGGGAAAAGAGTTAAGTGAAGTTATGGAAGAATTTGTTAAGCGAAAAGATATTCGAAGCCATGAAGGAGCAATCGGAATTTTTACAGATCATTATGTGGATCGTACAGCGCTATTTGTTCATGTTGTAAAGCTATTAATTGGACAATATAAGTATAATGAAAAGCAAGCATAA